From Weissella confusa, a single genomic window includes:
- a CDS encoding DUF4430 domain-containing protein, giving the protein MRVINKVLMLLIALVLIIGATLFGMQHWQSRTDAQTTQAKTERHVTMVVKHDDKEKTFKVTLKKGETLLDLAQNEKREPKMSVTADGFITEIDGRAQNQVKNQYWVYTVNGKQTSEAPADLKLHSGDRITFELKQF; this is encoded by the coding sequence ATGCGAGTGATTAATAAAGTTTTGATGTTGTTGATTGCGCTAGTTTTGATTATTGGTGCGACATTGTTCGGTATGCAGCATTGGCAAAGTCGAACAGATGCCCAAACAACGCAAGCAAAGACAGAACGTCATGTGACAATGGTTGTGAAGCATGATGATAAAGAGAAGACGTTCAAAGTGACGTTGAAAAAGGGTGAAACGCTTTTGGATTTGGCCCAAAACGAGAAGCGTGAGCCAAAGATGTCAGTGACGGCCGACGGGTTTATCACTGAAATTGATGGTCGTGCCCAAAATCAAGTGAAGAACCAATACTGGGTTTATACGGTAAATGGAAAGCAAACCAGTGAAGCGCCCGCTGATTTGAAGTTGCATTCCGGTGATCGTATTACCTTTGAGTTGAAGCAGTTCTAA